The Bradyrhizobium sp. B097 genome contains the following window.
GCTGGATTTGCGCGCCGCCGGGCGCGGTCAGCGGCTAGACGTCGAAGAACACCGTCTCGTTGTCGCCCTGCAGATGGACGTCGAACGTGTAGGTGTTGCCCGCACCGGCCTTGCGCTTTGCAATCAGCGTGACGCGGCGATCGGCCGGCACCAATGCAAGCACAGGATCGCCGGCGTTGCCGGCTTCGTCGTCGAAATAGATCCGGGTGTAGAGGTGCAGCAGCATGCCGCGCGCGAACACCGCGAGCACGATGTGCGGCGCCTGCGGCTTGCCGTCGGCGTCAGGCACCACGCCCGGCTTGATGGTGTCGAAGGCGTAACCACCGCTCTTGTCGGTGCCACAGCGGCCAAAACCCTTGAAGGAGGAGTTCGGCAGCGCGCGCGCATCCTGCGGATCGGAGAAGCGCCCCTGGCTATCTGCCTGCCAGATCTCCAGCATGCAGTCCGGGATCACCGCGCCGTCGCCGTCGTAGACGGTGCCCTCGACGCGGATGCGCTCGCCCGAGACGTCTGATGTCAGCAGGTTGTTGGTGAAGGCGTCGTTCCATTCATACTCGCCGTTCGGCGTCAGGCCGTATTTGAAATAGGGGCCGACGGTCTGCGAGGGCGTGATTCCATCAGGACGCTGGTTCGACACTTACTTGGTCTCCATCGGCGTGGCGCTCTGGCCGCGCAGCACGATATCGAAGCGGTAGCACAGCGCCCATTCCGGTTGGGTGTTCTCGAGATCGAACGACGAGATCATCCGCGCCCGCGCCTTCTCATCCGTCACCGAGTTGAAGATCGGGTCGAACGGGAACAGCGGATCGCCGGGGAAGTACATCTGCGTCACCAGCCGCGAGACGAAGGAATGCCCGAACACCGAGAAGTGGATATGCGCGGGCCGCCAGGCATTGTGGTGATTGCCCCAAGGGTACGCGCCGGGCTTGATGGTAATGAACTTGTAATAGCCTTGCGCATCACTCTGCGTGCGGCCGGCACCGGTGAAATTCGGATCGAGCGGCGCCGGATGCTGGTCGACGACATGGATGTAGCGGCCGCAGGCATTGGCTTGCCACAGCTCGACCAGCGTATTGGGCACACCGCGGCCGTCCTCGTCGCGCACGTGGCCATGCACGATGATGCGCTCGCCGAGCGGCTCGCCCTTGGCCTGGATGGTGAGATCGTTGTCGTGCTCGCGCACCGTCTCGTGGCCATAGACCGGCCCGGTCAATTCCGAGAGCGTGTGCCGCATCGGGATCAGCGGCTTCTGCGGCGAGCGCTTCACGGTGGAGCGATAGTCCGGCGACAGCCGCGCCGGATGGGCCGCAAGCGATTGCAGCGGATACAACAAGGTCATGGCGAATTCCTCCGCGGCCCGCGCGCCCCGCGAGCCCACATCAGATCATTATAATGCATAACCAAATTGGGGAAGGGTTGTTTTCAGCCCTTCCAAGTTGTTGGATTAGTTTAGCTTTTCGATGGCGACCGCGACGCCCTGGCCGACCCCGACGCACATAGTTGCCAAGGCAAGCTTCCCGCCCCGCTTCTCCATGCCGTGCACGGCAGTCAGCACCAGCCGCGCGCCGCTCATGCCGAGCGGATGGCCGAGCGCGATCGCGCCGCCATGCGGATTGACGAAATCGGCGTCTTCCTTGACGCCGAGCTGGCGCAGGCAGGCGATGCCCTGCGAGGCGAAGGCCTCGTTGAGCTCGATCAGGTCGAAGTCCGACACCTTGATGCCGAGACGCTCGACCAGCTTCCTGGTCGCCGGCACCGGGCCGATGCCCATGATGCGCGGCGGCACCGCGGCCGAGGCGAGGCCGAGGATCTTTGCGCGCGGGGTCAGGCCGTGCTTCTTCACAGCGGCCTCGGATGCGAGGATCATCGCAGCGGCGCCGTCATTGACGCCCGACGCATTGCCCGCGGTGACCGTGCCCGGATTGCGCACGATCGGCTTCAGCTTGGCGAGAGCTTCGAGCGTGGTCTCCGGCCGCGGATGCTCGTCCTTGTCGACGGTGATCGGACCGGCCTTGCCGCCGGGTACCTGGATCGGCACGATCTCCTCGGCGAAATAGCCCGACGCGATCGCCGCGCCCGCGCGCTGCTGCGAGCGGATCGCCATCGCATCCTGATCGGCGCGCGAGACCTGGAATTCCTCGGCGACGTTCTCGCCGGTCTCCGGCATCGCATCGACGCCGTACTGCGCCTTCATCAACGGATTGATGAAGCGCCAGCCGATCGTGGTGTCGTAGATATCGGACGAGCGCGAGAAGGCTTCCGCGGCCTTGCCCATCACGAACGGCGCGCGTGTCATCGATTCGACGCCGCCTGCGATCGCAAAATCGATCTCGCCGGCGCGGATCGCGCGGCCCGCGGCGCCGACCGCGTCGAGGCCGGAGGCGCAGAGCCGGTTCAGGGTCTGGCCGGGAACCGACTCCGGCATGCCGGCGAGCAGGAGTGCCATGCGCGCGACGTTGCGGTTGTCCTCGCCGGCCTGGTTGGCGCAGCCGAAATAGACCTCGTCGACCTGATTCCAGTCGAGCGTCGGATGTTTGGCCATCAGCGCCTTGATCGGGGCCGCCGCGAGATCGTCGGCGCGCACCTTGGCGAGCGAACCGCCGAAACGGCCGATCGGTGTCCGGACGGCATCGCAAATGAACACATCACGCATTGAATCTCTCCCTGAATGCCGCGACTTAGGCGCTGGATCGGCTGGAACTTGGGGGGAGTTTTAGGAGCGTGCCCGCGGCAGGTCAATTGACGTGGCTGCGCGCCCTGCACGCATTACCGTGAGGGCTGTCATAATGGCACCGTGGACAGGGTGGAAAACTCCACCTTCGCGGATAGGACCGCATGGCGAAATTCTGTAGTTTCCGCCACCTCATGACTATTCAGCAGCCCATCCCCGTTCCGCCCGAAGCCACTGCCGCCGAGGCGCCGTCGCGCGTCACGCCGATGATGGAACAGTATCTGGAGATCAAGGCGGCCCATCCCGGCCTGCTGCTGTTCTACCGGATGGGCGATTTCTACGAGCTGTTCTTCGAGGACGCCGAGATCGCCTCGAAGACGCTCGGCATCGTGCTGACCAAGCGCGGCAAGCATCAGGGCATCGACATCCCGATGTGCGGCGTGCCGGTCGAACGCTCCGAGGACTATCTGCATCGCCTGATCGGCGCCGGCCACCGCGTCGCGGTGTGCGAGCAGACCGAAAATCCCGCGGAGGCAAAGGCCCGCGGCAACAAGAGCGTGGTCCGCCGCGGCGTGGTGCGGCTGGTGACGCCGGGCACGCTGACCGAAGACACGCTGCTCGACGCCCGCACCAACAATTACCTGATCGCGATCGCGCGCGCCCGCGGCTCGGCCGGCGCGGATCGCCTTGGCCTTGCCTGGATCGACATCTCGACTTCGGAATTCATGGTGACGGAGTGCGCGACATCAGAGCTTGCGGCGACGCTGGCGCGCATCAATCCGAACGAGGCCATCGTCACCGACGCACTCTATAGCGACAACGAACTGGCGCCGACCTTGCGCGAGCTACCGTCGGTGACGCCGCTGACCCGCGACGTGTTCGACAGCGCCACCGCCGAACGGCGGCTGTGCGACTATTTCGCGGTCGCGACCATGGATGGCCTGTCCGCGATGTCGCGGCTGGAGGCGACTGCCGCGGCCGCCGCCGTCACCTATATCGACCGCACCCAGGTCGGCAAGCGTCCGCCGCTGTCGCCGCCGGCGCGCGAGGCCGCCGGCACCACGATGGCGATC
Protein-coding sequences here:
- the pcaH gene encoding protocatechuate 3,4-dioxygenase subunit beta is translated as MTLLYPLQSLAAHPARLSPDYRSTVKRSPQKPLIPMRHTLSELTGPVYGHETVREHDNDLTIQAKGEPLGERIIVHGHVRDEDGRGVPNTLVELWQANACGRYIHVVDQHPAPLDPNFTGAGRTQSDAQGYYKFITIKPGAYPWGNHHNAWRPAHIHFSVFGHSFVSRLVTQMYFPGDPLFPFDPIFNSVTDEKARARMISSFDLENTQPEWALCYRFDIVLRGQSATPMETK
- the pcaF gene encoding 3-oxoadipyl-CoA thiolase gives rise to the protein MRDVFICDAVRTPIGRFGGSLAKVRADDLAAAPIKALMAKHPTLDWNQVDEVYFGCANQAGEDNRNVARMALLLAGMPESVPGQTLNRLCASGLDAVGAAGRAIRAGEIDFAIAGGVESMTRAPFVMGKAAEAFSRSSDIYDTTIGWRFINPLMKAQYGVDAMPETGENVAEEFQVSRADQDAMAIRSQQRAGAAIASGYFAEEIVPIQVPGGKAGPITVDKDEHPRPETTLEALAKLKPIVRNPGTVTAGNASGVNDGAAAMILASEAAVKKHGLTPRAKILGLASAAVPPRIMGIGPVPATRKLVERLGIKVSDFDLIELNEAFASQGIACLRQLGVKEDADFVNPHGGAIALGHPLGMSGARLVLTAVHGMEKRGGKLALATMCVGVGQGVAVAIEKLN
- the pcaG gene encoding protocatechuate 3,4-dioxygenase subunit alpha; protein product: MSNQRPDGITPSQTVGPYFKYGLTPNGEYEWNDAFTNNLLTSDVSGERIRVEGTVYDGDGAVIPDCMLEIWQADSQGRFSDPQDARALPNSSFKGFGRCGTDKSGGYAFDTIKPGVVPDADGKPQAPHIVLAVFARGMLLHLYTRIYFDDEAGNAGDPVLALVPADRRVTLIAKRKAGAGNTYTFDVHLQGDNETVFFDV